Genomic segment of Seriola aureovittata isolate HTS-2021-v1 ecotype China chromosome 1, ASM2101889v1, whole genome shotgun sequence:
TATTAAATTTGTAAAATAGGTGGTGTGCCTCTTTAAGAGACAGGGGTTTAACCGTTATGGCTTCACATTAACCTTAAGACTTATTTTTGAATTAAcccatttctctctttatccCATCAAGGTTACTATCACAGTTTTTAGACCAATTTATAACATTATATTGTGTAGCCAATATCATCTTAACAGTGTTTCAGGTTGTATTGCTTTTTattgcttcacaataaaagaaaaagcaacagacTTAAAATAGAGACAcaattttaaagtaaaacataaaatcaataggtctaaacagacagaaactctgTCTTTGAAGATAGCCGGTAAGTTACTGACTTGCTTTTGCATGCATTTAAGTAATAACCAGGTTATCGTCAACTTTGTCCACTATCCTGATATCTTAACCGTCATGGAGAGGAAAAATCTGGATTCTTTGATTGAGATAAGAGATTAGTGAAACCCAGTGAACACAGCTAGGTTAACTCAGGGGAAACATGATTCATTGGCTATTTAAAAGCACAATCCTAGTTTCTATTTCCCCGTTTACATGTGCCATGTAATGCATGCGTAAGTACTTGCTGTTGAAAACAGATTGTTAATCAATATCTGTCTCTATGTAGGTACCACGACCGTCGTGGACACAGAGGTCGTGGGTGGGGAGGAGGCCGAGGTTGGGGTGGAGACCGGGGCTGGAGAGGGGACCATCGTGAGCAGCAGCACTGGCATGACAGAGACAGGCACCGGGGCCATGGAAGTGGGTATCAATCAGGCCCTCCAAGCTCCAACCAGGGATACAACTCCCATCATCAGAGACCACATTATGACCGTTACTGATGTCTCTGCTCTATACTCTCAGGTGTTGTCAGTATTTATAGTATTCAGTCTTACAACTTGCATTGCAATATCATACGTGGCAATGTGCAACTGTTAATTTTTGTGTGTGcctcttaataataataatttcccaTCTATCATTGTAATTGTGTGGTACTTCTTTAGTTTTATCATACAGTTTTattgtctggaaaaaaaaaaagatttctaaaAAACTGAGACAGTGGAAAATTACAGATGCTGTTTGACTTCCTTTTTCATActtaaacatttccttttttccccccaatatTGCATCATATTGCTCAGCTCTGTAATCATATTACATTTTGTCATCTCATTTTTGGGAATTGTTTTCAATATTGGAACTGTCATTTAAAattacacacactgaaaataacattaatttctctttaaaatttcagatttgtgagctgttttttaaaaatattattaatcaCATTATAACTGGGAAGTATTACTGAGGAGTTGTTTTGTGTCCAGATAGTTTTGATGCTAGTTTTCTACGTGGTTTGATATGACATTGTGATGAattatacagtacagtattgtTGCAAATGATGAATCTGAATTTCCAGAGAAAATTTATTTGTAATGcagctttatttttctgcatcaCATTGTTTCATAATGATATAAAGGAACTGGTGtcaataaatgtgtattttcttaatgagtattttctgttttgtgagGTTATGGAGCTCAACATTAAGCTAAACTTAATCCAGTGCCAGTCTCAGTCAGTATACTAACATTAGTATTAGGGATACACCAATCTGCCAAAATGTTATTAAGGGGATTGGGTATCAGTTATGATGTGACCAATTCACATTGTTACACTATTCATTGTTTCTGCTCTCGGGTAGATACATTCAGTTATGCCTGGGTGCTGTTTTAGTGTCACAGCAATCCCTGGCCTCgtgttacattttataaaaaggATTCCAAtgatttaataaatgatttaaaaggGAGCGCTGGTATGGGGTCAGTACTGGTAGACACACAGGTAATTTGAGTTTGGGACCAGTAGGAACCTGTTATACCACCACTGAGATGGTCATTTAAATCAATTCACTTTATTCATGAagcacattttgatttttttaaattgtgaaaaatagcAGATCTGCTGTGATAAAACTCATGGTGGCACCACTGCAACTTCTCAAAGCTTTAAACTCTCATTTAgatatattaatattacatatataaGTAAAGTGTAGATCAACAAATTATTTCCTAGAAGATGCAACTGTCCTTTTTACAAAGGTCACTACAAATCAGAAACCCAGCCACATTTCATTAGTTTCAGTGTCTCAGCTTTTAAAATCAGTAGATTGCAATGTCAATAGATGGCACATTAAACCAGATTGCGTGAACAACTGTAGCTGTGTATGGAGAGAAAGCAGCATTCACAGTAAGTGGCTCAGAAGAAGCCTAAGACCAATAGTTCACATTCTGATAGCGACTGAAATATTTATGCGCATCATTAATACATTATTACTACATGCATCAGTTGCTATGGCATATGTAGCTCATTGCCTAAAGATGTGTCAGTGCCTGTGAGTCTCAGTCGATTCACAGCAGATCTCAATCAAATAACAAATTGAGACTAGACTTTGGACACATTGACCCACTCCACTGATCCACAACACAAGCAGAAACCCTCAGCATTGTTTTATCGCTGCCTGAATGCCATTCTGTGGCTTCTATTTATGGCTGTGGTGAAGACGGGGTTAACAGTTCATTTGGGCTTCAGCAGTGCAATCAGCTGTGATGataagggagggagggtggaggttAGGGAGAAAGTGTGTGGGGGATGTGCTGAAACTGGCACATTGCAGGGAAGGCTGCTATCACCACTGTAATCAGTTTAGATCAGAGAAACTTCAGCCCAGATAGTTGCATCTTCACAGAGCAGGGATGTACTgaacagagacggagacagtTACAGTGAAGCAGGGATTTATTGGCGAATAAATATCAAAATGCAGCTGTTGCACTTTGATGGCAGGGAAAAGGGTTAGCAGATTAGATTATTGTCTGGGAAATAAACACAACTTTAGATTTAGGTGAGAACTCTGATCTTTATCATGTCTGTCCATTGAATATGCCAGAAGCTTGTTAGCTTCAGTTAGGACTAAGATTGTAACAAAATGAGCACAACAACACCTCTAAAgttcacaaataaacacattacatgttgtttgttttatctgtacAACAGATAACATGTAAATGTAACACTATTGGGGACATTAATGTTCCAGATTATGACTAGATTATTATTTGTTGACTTCCAGGAGTGAATAAATagatttcccaaaatgtcacacTCTTCCTTTAAGGTCAGGACGAGGTCTAATGAAGATGTTATCAGCCATGGCTATATAGATGGCAGAGCCAGTCAGTTGGTTCAGTTCAGACAGTTCACCACTTTGGTTGAGagagaaatatctcaacaactgtttgaTGGAtcgccatgaaattttgtacagacattcatgatccacagaggatgaatccctatgactttggtgattcacTTACTTTTCCTCAAGCATgaggtttgtggttttaagtgaaATGCCTTGATGAACATTTGATGGCTTGTCATTAAATTTGGTACAATTTGGTTAATGTCCCCGCTTGGTGATCCCCTCCttgaaagaaatatttattaGAACTCAAAATTTGGTAACTTTTCGTCCACCACCATCATCTGGTCAAAATTTGAATGTTTCCACTCTGGTTTATTTCCAAATATcagcaaaactaatgacattcccatcagttTCAGCTGTTCTTCACGTGTAAGTGCTAATTAACAatcgttagcatgctaacacactcaactaagatggtgaatatTTCATTGTACATGATAaccatcagcatgttagcattgtcattgtgaacatgttagcatgataaTGTTAGCTTAAGTGCAGTCTCACAGAGCTTCTCACATGGCTgggaactctctctctctctctctctctctctctctctcgtaatTTTTTCAGTGTCAACATACTTCATACTCAAAACctgatttgaatttttatgtagGGTGGGGTTGTGGTACACGGCTAATGTTAGTGTTTCAGATGAAAAACAGCTGTCCTTTAGAGTGAGACACTGACATGCTCCTGAAATCCTTCAGACCAAGAACCTGTATAAAGTTCACGCAACCACCGAGACTAATCCAGGGGTCAATTTGTTAATCTGGTCCATTGGTTTCCACAGAGTATTAAatgtctctttctcactcactgCAGTCATCATTAATGAAGCATAAAACATTTGGATTTCAgggtaaatacattttttattattattgctgcaTTAAGAGAAATCAGCACAGTTGAGGACACACTCAGCTACTAGCTCATGAACCCTTAGTACATGAACCCTGTAGTCAAACCTTTCCTTCTTACATTAGAATTAATAAACTGATAATGCACATTGAGGCTTGGAGAGTgtaagcaaaagcaaaacaatagaGAGCGCCACAGTGAGGGACCAGTGAGAGTCCCCTCGGTCTGGTGTGCCAGGCTGTCAGGCTTCATGTGGCCTGTTTGTGACAATGCAATGTGACAGCAATGGAGACAGTGTGCTGGAGGCCATGTCCTTGATGATGAACTCATCCACTACAATCATAACTCTATCTCCCCTCCTTCTGAGTGCATACGCACATACACTTGTGTGCACAAAACACTACAACCtccccaccaacacacacacacacacacacacacacacgcacacacacacaaacatagacacCACATCCCCCAGCCCCTGCAGCACTCAGCGACCTACATCTGGTGTTGGAGAGTGCAGGGGCTAAGGTTGGCCCAGGCCAGCCAGCCCCCAGCAGACAGTGCAGTGTTCATGTAGCGTGTGACATGTGTGAATAGCGGTGTATTCTTCCTATGCTCTTTCTGGTGAAATAAATGCCCCCAGCTTGTATGTTAGGTACATGCAAATATGTACACAGTCGCACCATGTCACATGAAGACACACGTGCAAATACATGCACTTAAGACTTAAGAATAGACCCTAATAATTGCTGCTGCAGATCATGTTAGATGACATCTTGTCCCCTGCTCATCCGACTGCATACTCTATAAGTTAATGATGAAGCCACTCAGGTCATTCATGTAAAGACAGTGGACTCTGCTGCTGAGGGGTGCTTGTTAGCCTGATTATATCTGGTTTATCTCCACTGGGACATGTAGGCAGGCTTTAGGAATACTCAGTGGTGGGAGAAGTATCCCTTTActtcctttacttaagtaaacaTATCATGACAACATTGGGAAAATACtcaattacaagtaaaagtcctgcattaaaaacataattaagtAAAAGAACAGGattattatcagcaaaatatacTTCAAGTATCAGTAGTAAAGCTCCTCGTCCTGCAAAAGACTGTCCCTTGTGACTGACATATTATCATATATGATGCTGTTAGATTGTTAATAGTGATGCATCAGTGTTTAAGTTGCATTTACTGCCACACCTCTACTCTTTAACAATGTGTTAACAATGAAAGAAACTAGGAACTAAAGCTGTTAAATAACTGTAGtgatgtaaaaaatacaatatttccctctgagcTGTTGCTGAGCAGAAGTATACATTAGGAAATGGAAAAACTACAAGTAACTCAAAACTTTACTTCAGTGCAGTAAATACACTTTTGCctttactttccaccactgggaATACTTCCACAGAGTAAAGGGAGAAATGATCTTTCTCTTCTCATAAAACATCCTGGTCACTGTCCAGATCTCAGGAGCCAATACGTTACATCGACTGTTCAGTCCATCAATATCATCCAAACCAGAGCTCTGCCTGAGGGACTGGCTGACATGTCACCTGAGTTACACTCAACACACACTAAACTGAGAATCTTTGCAGTGCAGAAATGATGCCGGTTTGTGAGTGATGTTTGACTGTCAAAAATACAGGCTAtcgttttttattgttttgttttgttttgttttcaagggAGGGGCATTCTCACATTCAGGGGTGTATTACATGGAAATTTTGTTTCCATTCTTCAGCCTCCTCTGTTCCAACAAGGCTGCAATTAGACTTCAGGATGATGAGCATCAACACCCTGCAGAGCACCACTGCTGAAAATTTACATTTCTGAATATTAATCAAAGTCTCACTCAAAGGGCGCAGACATCTTTTCTTTAAATAGAACAAATATTCCAAATAGCTTAATGCAAGAGATGATGTTCATTATGGCAGCCATGGTGACTCCAGGGTTGGTAATAAAACCACCTGATGATGCCTGAACACTGCCGTGGGAAAACGCAATGTGTTGTCAGACATCACATTCACAATATGAAACAATCAAGTCTTTATACTGGAGCCACAGGCTGCAACAAccaatcaaaaacacaaactgaaaccaTCCGTAATATGATAGTTTGACATATCAAAGTGGGAAATGTACAATACAGTTAAtaatggctgaattccattctgaaagaaagaaagaaaagaaaagagaactaGATATTATGATAAAAACGTTCATGTTAATTTGGACTTACCAAgtcaaaactattttatttgttattatttatttattttaagggACCGTGTACAGTAGCCTATTAAACATTAATTTGACCATTTGTAAAACCAGAGTTAGCTATGACTCTCATTTACTATCTTATTATTTTTGCCAGTGTatcataatttttatttatcataagtatttttgtttttatcatgaataactttctttgtttttttaatactcCTGGCAGGAAAGGGCTTCCAGCGTAAACAAtacaaagatgaaaacagagaaCTTTGACCGAACAATGCAAAATAAGTAACTTTTAATAACAAGAAGGTCAAACTGAGGAGGGGGTGACAAAGATTTAATAACAACCAGTCTAACAGGAAATTATCTTTTATAATcttaaagaaaaatagaaaaagatatttttaaaaaatctatttttcgAAAGTCTAATAATGAAGACAGATACAAGAAtaatagaagaagaaatataAGGTAAATTGTCCTATATCACACAGGATGGCCTGTtgtgtatttcatttcaccACTTGAGCAGCATTCTGCCATCTGCACTGTCACTACAGCCACATTGTAATCCTCCATCAAAAGAAAGCGAACTCTTGTGCTTTagacagtgagacaggaaaACCACAATGACCTTCCTCTGCTCTTTCCTCTTGTGAACTCTAATGTGAGAGAAGTTACAAATTAGCAGTTTGAGTTGACATGAACAAAGCTCAACACCCAGTGATTCAGTGCCTCAGGGGGTTTAGTGATGCTCACCCTCCTATATATGTACTTGGTAATTAATTACCCAACTGTCTTACATCATTGGAATACTGATTACATAACTCCCACCAGCTGGACAAGcagggacacagacacacacacacacacacacacacacacacacacacacacacacacacacacacacacacacacacacacacacacacacacacacacacacgatctcTCTCATCCCTGCaggttgatgttgttgtgaagTGGTCTGGACACACACCCAGAGCAGGATCTCACACCAGAACATTCTGtataaatgcttttaaatgGATTACAGCCACGGAGGATG
This window contains:
- the LOC130166853 gene encoding RNA guanine-N7 methyltransferase activating subunit-like, coding for MAESTESLQKYEELFAQRFSSEDEEYQQYVSHPADPPPIVEDWRGRAGGNQRGRDNRYHDRRGHRGRGWGGGRGWGGDRGWRGDHREQQHWHDRDRHRGHGSGYQSGPPSSNQGYNSHHQRPHYDRY